Proteins from a single region of Orcinus orca chromosome 20, mOrcOrc1.1, whole genome shotgun sequence:
- the IST1 gene encoding IST1 homolog isoform X1 produces the protein MLGSGFKAERLRVNLRLVINRLKLLEKKKTELAQKARKEIADYLAAGKDERARIRVEHIIREDYLVEAMEILELYCDLLLARFGLIQSMKELDSGLAESVSTLIWAAPRLQSEVAELKIVADQLCAKYSKEYGKLCRTNQIGTVNDRLMHKLSVEAPPKILVERYLIEIAKNYNVPYEPDSVVMAEAPPGVDTDLIDVGFTDDVKKGGPGRGGGGGFTAPAGGLDGTVPMPMPMPMPSPNTPFSYPLPKGPKLQIGAMSLMLPFSSCSRISMDCQWELIRPFPIFIHLRYQQLPHHMNLLMTLMLIRMSLLHRSLVLDPSQKLLQSPLPDPWIPMTTLYCQNCHLCQTHYQLHLLVPTPQPLKTLTLMIFPGDLKS, from the exons ATGCTGGGCTCTGGATTTAAAGCTGAGCGTTTACGAGTCAATTTGAGATTAGTCATAAACCGTCTTAAActattggagaaaaaaaaaa CGGAACTGgcccagaaagcaaggaaggagaTTGCTGACTATCTGGCTGCTGGGAAAGATGAACGAGCTCGAATCCGAGTGGAGCACATTATTCGGGAAGACTACCTTGTGGAGGCCATGGAGATCCTGGAGCTGTACTGTGACCTGCTGCTGGCTCGGTTTGGCCTCATCCAGTCTATGAA GGAGTTAGATTCTGGTCTGGCTGAATCTGTGTCTACACTGATTTGGGCTGCTCCTCGACTCCAGTCAGAAGTGGCTGAGTTGAAAATT gTTGCTGATCAACTCTGTGCCAAGTATAGCAAGGAATATGGCAAGTTATGTAGGACCAACCAGATTGGAACTGTGAATGACCGG CTAATGCACAAACTGAGTGTGGAGGCCCCACCCAAAATCCTGGTGGAGAGATACCTGATTGAAATTGCCAAGAACTACAATGTGCCCTATGAGCCTGACTCTGTGGTCATG gcaGAAGCTCCTCCTGGAGTAGATACAGATCTTATTGATGTTGGATTCACAGATGATGTGAAGAAAGGGGGCCCTGGAAGAGGAGGTGGGGGTGGATTCACAGCACCAGCTGGTGGACTTGATGGAACAGTGCCAATGCCCATGCCCATGCCTATGCCATCTCCAAACACTCCTTTCTCATACCCTCTTCCAAAGGGACCA AAATTGCAGATCGGGGCAATGTCTCTGATGTTGCCTTTCTCCTCTTGCAGTCGGATTTCAATGGATTGCCAATGGGAACTTATCAGACCTTTCCCAATATTCATCCACCTCAGATACCAGCAACTCCCCCATCATATGAATCT GTTGATGACATTAATGCTGATAAGAATGTCTCTTCTGCACAGATCATTG GTCCTGGACCCAAGCCAGAAGCTTCTGCAAAGCCCCCTTCCAGACCCGTGGATACCTATGACAACTTTATACTGCCAGAATTGCCATCTGTGCCAGACACACTACCAACTGCATCTGCTGGTGCCAACACCTCAGCCTCTGAAGACATTGACTTTGATGATCTTTCCAGGAGATTTGAagagctga
- the IST1 gene encoding IST1 homolog isoform X2, which produces MLGSGFKAERLRVNLRLVINRLKLLEKKKTELAQKARKEIADYLAAGKDERARIRVEHIIREDYLVEAMEILELYCDLLLARFGLIQSMKELDSGLAESVSTLIWAAPRLQSEVAELKIVADQLCAKYSKEYGKLCRTNQIGTVNDRLMHKLSVEAPPKILVERYLIEIAKNYNVPYEPDSVVMAEAPPGVDTDLIDVGFTDDVKKGGPGRGGGGGFTAPAGGLDGTVPMPMPMPMPSPNTPFSYPLPKGPSDFNGLPMGTYQTFPNIHPPQIPATPPSYESVDDINADKNVSSAQIIGPGPKPEASAKPPSRPVDTYDNFILPELPSVPDTLPTASAGANTSASEDIDFDDLSRRFEELKKKT; this is translated from the exons ATGCTGGGCTCTGGATTTAAAGCTGAGCGTTTACGAGTCAATTTGAGATTAGTCATAAACCGTCTTAAActattggagaaaaaaaaaa CGGAACTGgcccagaaagcaaggaaggagaTTGCTGACTATCTGGCTGCTGGGAAAGATGAACGAGCTCGAATCCGAGTGGAGCACATTATTCGGGAAGACTACCTTGTGGAGGCCATGGAGATCCTGGAGCTGTACTGTGACCTGCTGCTGGCTCGGTTTGGCCTCATCCAGTCTATGAA GGAGTTAGATTCTGGTCTGGCTGAATCTGTGTCTACACTGATTTGGGCTGCTCCTCGACTCCAGTCAGAAGTGGCTGAGTTGAAAATT gTTGCTGATCAACTCTGTGCCAAGTATAGCAAGGAATATGGCAAGTTATGTAGGACCAACCAGATTGGAACTGTGAATGACCGG CTAATGCACAAACTGAGTGTGGAGGCCCCACCCAAAATCCTGGTGGAGAGATACCTGATTGAAATTGCCAAGAACTACAATGTGCCCTATGAGCCTGACTCTGTGGTCATG gcaGAAGCTCCTCCTGGAGTAGATACAGATCTTATTGATGTTGGATTCACAGATGATGTGAAGAAAGGGGGCCCTGGAAGAGGAGGTGGGGGTGGATTCACAGCACCAGCTGGTGGACTTGATGGAACAGTGCCAATGCCCATGCCCATGCCTATGCCATCTCCAAACACTCCTTTCTCATACCCTCTTCCAAAGGGACCA TCGGATTTCAATGGATTGCCAATGGGAACTTATCAGACCTTTCCCAATATTCATCCACCTCAGATACCAGCAACTCCCCCATCATATGAATCT GTTGATGACATTAATGCTGATAAGAATGTCTCTTCTGCACAGATCATTG GTCCTGGACCCAAGCCAGAAGCTTCTGCAAAGCCCCCTTCCAGACCCGTGGATACCTATGACAACTTTATACTGCCAGAATTGCCATCTGTGCCAGACACACTACCAACTGCATCTGCTGGTGCCAACACCTCAGCCTCTGAAGACATTGACTTTGATGATCTTTCCAGGAGATTTGAagagctgaaaaagaaaacatag
- the IST1 gene encoding IST1 homolog isoform X3, with amino-acid sequence MLGSGFKAERLRVNLRLVINRLKLLEKKKTELAQKARKEIADYLAAGKDERARIRVEHIIREDYLVEAMEILELYCDLLLARFGLIQSMKELDSGLAESVSTLIWAAPRLQSEVAELKIVADQLCAKYSKEYGKLCRTNQIGTVNDRLMHKLSVEAPPKILVERYLIEIAKNYNVPYEPDSVVMAEAPPGVDTDLIDVGFTDDVKKGGPGRGGGGGFTAPAGGLDGTVPMPMPMPMPSPNTPFSYPLPKGPVDDINADKNVSSAQIIGPGPKPEASAKPPSRPVDTYDNFILPELPSVPDTLPTASAGANTSASEDIDFDDLSRRFEELKKKT; translated from the exons ATGCTGGGCTCTGGATTTAAAGCTGAGCGTTTACGAGTCAATTTGAGATTAGTCATAAACCGTCTTAAActattggagaaaaaaaaaa CGGAACTGgcccagaaagcaaggaaggagaTTGCTGACTATCTGGCTGCTGGGAAAGATGAACGAGCTCGAATCCGAGTGGAGCACATTATTCGGGAAGACTACCTTGTGGAGGCCATGGAGATCCTGGAGCTGTACTGTGACCTGCTGCTGGCTCGGTTTGGCCTCATCCAGTCTATGAA GGAGTTAGATTCTGGTCTGGCTGAATCTGTGTCTACACTGATTTGGGCTGCTCCTCGACTCCAGTCAGAAGTGGCTGAGTTGAAAATT gTTGCTGATCAACTCTGTGCCAAGTATAGCAAGGAATATGGCAAGTTATGTAGGACCAACCAGATTGGAACTGTGAATGACCGG CTAATGCACAAACTGAGTGTGGAGGCCCCACCCAAAATCCTGGTGGAGAGATACCTGATTGAAATTGCCAAGAACTACAATGTGCCCTATGAGCCTGACTCTGTGGTCATG gcaGAAGCTCCTCCTGGAGTAGATACAGATCTTATTGATGTTGGATTCACAGATGATGTGAAGAAAGGGGGCCCTGGAAGAGGAGGTGGGGGTGGATTCACAGCACCAGCTGGTGGACTTGATGGAACAGTGCCAATGCCCATGCCCATGCCTATGCCATCTCCAAACACTCCTTTCTCATACCCTCTTCCAAAGGGACCA GTTGATGACATTAATGCTGATAAGAATGTCTCTTCTGCACAGATCATTG GTCCTGGACCCAAGCCAGAAGCTTCTGCAAAGCCCCCTTCCAGACCCGTGGATACCTATGACAACTTTATACTGCCAGAATTGCCATCTGTGCCAGACACACTACCAACTGCATCTGCTGGTGCCAACACCTCAGCCTCTGAAGACATTGACTTTGATGATCTTTCCAGGAGATTTGAagagctgaaaaagaaaacatag
- the PKD1L3 gene encoding polycystic kidney disease protein 1-like 3, whose translation MGISHHKEVIALNPVLGSFLILLTSVVLMVFVIINLFVSAILMTFGKERKSFKTQKEAALMDMLLLKLSSLLGIQQHQNTCTVEMEAAGTYRT comes from the exons ATGGGAATCTCTCATCACAAGGAG GTTATTGCTTTAAACCCAGTCCTGGGCTCCTTTCTTATTCTCCTAACCAGTGTCGTTTTGATGGTATTTGTGATCATTAACCTTTTTGTTTCTGCCATTTTAATGACCTTTGGTAAAGAAAGAAAGTCCTTTAAG ACTCAGAAAGAAGCTGCACTGATGGATATGCTGCTACTGAAGCTCTCAAGTTTGTTAGGAATACAGCAACACCAGAACACAT GCACAGTGGAAATGGAAGCAGCAGGAACATACCGAACTTGA